From Odontesthes bonariensis isolate fOdoBon6 chromosome 21, fOdoBon6.hap1, whole genome shotgun sequence, a single genomic window includes:
- the junbb gene encoding junB proto-oncogene, AP-1 transcription factor subunit b: MSTKMEQPFYHDDSFLSAYGHSDAAMHDYKLLKQNMNLNLTEPYRNLKSQLRAEADPYQGGQQDVGSLKLASPELERLIIQNSNGVLTTPTPGQYFYNRGITDEQEGFAEGFVKALDELHKMNQLPPPNVSIGAGGATTCSAAASSVFGSALQPEPPIYTTLNAYCPNTNLSSAPSYPTATISYLPPHQQSHSQTSTHGAHHFQHSLPGSGLHPQRLVALKEEPQTVPDLLSSDGSPPMSPIDLETQERIKAERKRLRNRLAATKCRRRKLERIARLEEKVKVLKNDNAGLSNTATVLRDQVAQLKQKVLTHVSSGCQLMLTSKLEAF; this comes from the coding sequence ATGTCTACAAAGATGGAACAGCCTTTTTATCATGACGACTCTTTTCTGTCGGCTTACGGTCACTCAGATGCAGCAATGCACGACTACAAACTGCTAAAGCAGAATATGAATTTGAACTTGACAGAGCCCTATCGCAACCTGAAATCCCAGCTGAGAGCCGAGGCAGACCCGTACCAAGGGGGGCAACAAGACGTGGGGTCCCTGAAGCTTGCATCCCCAGAACTAGAGAGGCTCATCATCCAAAACAGTAACGGTGTGCTCACCACTCCCACCCCGGGCCAGTACTTCTACAACCGGGGCATCACCGATGAGCAGGAGGGCTTCGCAGAGGGGTTTGTGAAAGCGCTTGATGAGCTCCACAAGATGAACCAGTTGCCCCCTCCTAACGTGTCTATTGGTGCCGGTGGAGCTACGACGTGTTCGGCGGCGGCCTCTAGCGTCTTCGGCTCCGCTTTGCAGCCAGAGCCTCCCATCTACACAACACTGAACGCCTACTGTCCGAACACGAACCTCTCTTCCGCACCCAGCTACCCCACAGCCACCATCAGCTACCTGCCGCCTCACCAGCAGAGCCACTCACAGACCTCGACACACGGCGCCCACCACTTCCAGCACTCTCTCCCGGGCTCCGGGCTCCATCCACAGCGGCTAGTCGCTCTCAAAGAGGAACCTCAGACTGTGCCTGACCTCCTGAGCAGCGACGGCTCGCCTCCAATGTCCCCGATCGACTTGGAGACGCAGGAGCGGATCAAGGCGGAGCGCAAGCGGCTGAGGAACCGACTTGCGGCAACCAAATGCCGGAGGCGCAAGCTCGAGCGCATCGCTCGGCTGGAAGAGAAGGTGAAAGTTTTGAAGAATGACAACGCAGGGCTCTCCAACACGGCGACGGTGCTCCGGGATCAAGTCGCCCAGCTCAAACAGAAAGTCCTGACACACGTGAGCAGCGGCTGTCAGCTGATGCTAACCAGCAAATTGGaggcattttaa